A window from Mixophyes fleayi isolate aMixFle1 chromosome 12, aMixFle1.hap1, whole genome shotgun sequence encodes these proteins:
- the LOC142108723 gene encoding tyrosinase-like, producing MLVPCAILALCLGVVHSQFPRSCTTQAAFNTKTCCPLWKDGSSCGSLSGRGQCRDLVVFTPLAAGRVPQHDDDRLDWPRHYYDNTCECFGNYSGYNCGECKFGYFGDKCDRQKINVRKEIRQLSLPERKRFFSYLALAKTTKSRDFVVLSTGDRHHRDTYRFVDASVYDVFAWIHYYSMKAIMENSTFDDSKNYAHAGPAFPGWHRLGLLFLERQIQLLTGDEDFAIPYYDWRGEKNCSICTEDFLGDNDIQGILDKFSHFASWKSICSGFNYVDAYCPAADDHCQMETLHRKPGTNPTANWLPSFQDVEDTLKWKDFDNPPYNRTSQRNFRNALEGFLRPSDGITLERNMHNLIHMYFGGTMSQVAISSNDPIFTLHHGFVDKIFEVWMLRHNATTDVYPANNEPGQGPDECATPYFPCYRNKDFISSSSTLGYTYSKYQGM from the exons ATGCTTGTACCCTGTGCCATCCTCGCTCTTTGTCTCGGTGTGGTTCATAGCCAGTTTCCCAGGAGCTGCACCACGCAAGCAGCATTTAATACTAAAACTTGCTGCCCACTTTGGAAAGATGGCAGCTCCTGCGGCTCGCTCTCCGGTCGTGGACAGTGCCGCGACTTGGTAGTGTTTACTCCCCTGGCGGCTGGACGAGTTCCCCAACACGATGACGATCGCTTGGACTGGCCAAGGCATTATTACGACAACACATGCGAGTGCTTTGGAAACTATAGCGGCTATAACTGCGGTGAGTGCAAGTTTGGCTACTTCGGAGACAAATGTGATCGTCAAAAGATTAACGTTCGGAAAGAGATTCGGCAGCTTTCGCTTCCTGAAAGGAAACGATTCTTTAGCTATTTGGCTTTGGCCAAAACCACGAAAAGCAGAGACTTTGTTGTCCTGTCCACTGGAGATAGGCACCACCGAGACACGTACCGTTTTGTGGATGCCTCAGTCTATGACGTTTTTGCTTGGATCCATTACTACTCTATGAAGGCCATTATggaaaatagtacttttgacgaTTCTAAAAACTACGCTCATGCAGGACCAGCTTTTCCCGGTTGGCATCGACTGGGGCTGCTGTTCTTGGAGAGACAAATTCAGCTCTTGACGGGAGATGAAGACTTTGCTATCCCTTATTACGACTGGCGAGGAGAGAAGAACTGCTCAATCTGTACTGAAGATTTTCTTGGTGACAACGACATCCAGGGAATTCTAGATAAATTTTCTCACTTCGCTTCTTGGAAA TCTATTTGCAGTGGGTTTAATTATGTTGATGCCTATTGCCCGGCTGCGGATGACCATTGTCAGATGGAGACATTGCACAGGAAGCCCGGCACCAATCCCACCGCCAACTGGCTCCCCTCCTTCCAAGACGTGGAAGACACACTCAAATGGAAAGACTTTGATAATCCTCCATACAACAGAACGTCACAGAGAAACTTCCGGAATGCCTTGGAAG GTTTCCTGAGACCATCGGATGGGATAACATTGGAACGGAACATGCATAATTTGATCCATATGTACTTTGGGGGAACGATGTCCCAAGTTGCCATCTCCAGCAATGACCCAATATTCACGTTGCACCACGGATTTGTCGACAA GATATTTGAAGTCTGGATGCTCAGACATAACGCAACAACAGATGTATACCCTGCTAACAATGAGCCAGGACAAGGCCCCGATGAGTGTGCAACACCCTACTTCCCCTGTTACAGAAACAAAGACTTCATATCAAGCTCCAGTACCCTTGGGTACACATACTCAAAATATCAGGGAATGTAA